AATTTATTAATATAGTTGCGTTGCGGGTAATTAAAAGATAAGGTAATATTTTGAAAATTATACAGAATTATTAGGCAAACAATGAGCAGAAGTCTTAAAAAAGGTCCGTATATAGATCCCAAATTGCTTAAAAAAATAAGCGTTCTTAAACCTATGGACGGAACCGTCGTCAAAACCTGGTCGCGGGATTCCCAAATATCGCCGGAAATGATAGGTTTTACTTTCGGCGTTCATAACGGCAAAGACTTCATCCCCGTCACCATAACCGAAGAAATGATCGGCCACCGGCTCGGTGAGTTCAGTCCGACCAG
The window above is part of the Candidatus Paceibacter sp. genome. Proteins encoded here:
- the rpsS gene encoding 30S ribosomal protein S19, translated to MSRSLKKGPYIDPKLLKKISVLKPMDGTVVKTWSRDSQISPEMIGFTFGVHNGKDFIPVTITEEMIGHRLGEFSPTRKFVKHGGKMQREIEAKKKESEIAAAQAAKAAPAEKK